Below is a genomic region from Fervidobacterium sp..
AAAGGAAGTTGAACCAAAAGTTAAAAAGCTTGTTGAAGAACGTATTCTTGAGGCACTTGTACCAAGTAGAAAGCCAAATGTGCCTTTTGCAAACATATTTGGCTTTCAACCAGCCCAAGAACAACCTGACGAGTACGAAATAAAAAGAAAAAGGGCAGAACTGCGCAAGAAATTGGAAGATGGCGAGCTTGAAGATATGGAAATAGAGCTCGATATTGAAATCAGTCAGCCTGGAATAGGATTTGTTGGAATTCCAGACATGGAAGATATGGGCATAGATTTTTCACAAATACTTGGCAACATATTACCAAAGCAAAAGAAGAAAAGGCGTATGAAAATTTCCGAGGCAAGAAGAATATTAACACCCATTGAATCTGAGAAGGTAATAGATATGGATGAAGTAATTCAAAAAGCTCTGAGTTTAGCACAAGAGAGGGGAATCATATTCATAGATGAGCTTGATAAAGTTGCAAGCAGTGGACAAAGTCATGGACCTGATGTGTCAAGACAAGGCGTTCAAAGAGATTTACTCCCCATAGTAGAGGGCACGACTATAACGACAAGGTACGGACCTGTTAGAACCGATTATATACTATTCATCGGTGCTGGAGCGTTTCACATGTCGAAACCAACGGACTTAATTCCAGAACTACAAGGCAGGTTTCCAATTCGCGTAGAGCTTGAACCGCTTAAAGAAGATGATTTTGTAAGAATTTTAACTGAACCAGAGAATGCCTTACTAAAGCAATACAAAGCATTACTTTATACTGAAGGGGTTGAGCTTGAATTCACGCAAGAAGCTATTCGAGAAATTGCGAAAATTGCCTACAGATTAAATGAAAAAATGGAAAATATAGGGGCTAGAAGATTATACACAGTGGTTGAAAAATTGCTTGAAGATATTATGTTCAAGGCTCCTGAAGTGGAAGAGAAGAAAATAGAAATCGATAAAGATTTTGTAG
It encodes:
- the hslU gene encoding ATP-dependent protease ATPase subunit HslU produces the protein MEVLHLLTNFDELTPRQIVEELDKYIIGQTEAKKAVAIAIRNRIRRQRLPEEWKREVVPKNILLIGPTGVGKTEIARRLAQISGSPFLKVEATKFTEVGYVGKNVDSMIRDLVEIAVNMVKQEKLKEVEPKVKKLVEERILEALVPSRKPNVPFANIFGFQPAQEQPDEYEIKRKRAELRKKLEDGELEDMEIELDIEISQPGIGFVGIPDMEDMGIDFSQILGNILPKQKKKRRMKISEARRILTPIESEKVIDMDEVIQKALSLAQERGIIFIDELDKVASSGQSHGPDVSRQGVQRDLLPIVEGTTITTRYGPVRTDYILFIGAGAFHMSKPTDLIPELQGRFPIRVELEPLKEDDFVRILTEPENALLKQYKALLYTEGVELEFTQEAIREIAKIAYRLNEKMENIGARRLYTVVEKLLEDIMFKAPEVEEKKIEIDKDFVVQKLGSIIQDENLSAYIL